CACGTCTACCCCTTATTACCCCAAAGGAAATGGGCAGGCGAAGGCAACGAAAAAAACGCTCATCCGCATCCTCAGTAGGCTAGTATATGACCACCATAGGGAACGGCACGAACAACTGTCGTTGGAACTTTGGGCAGATAGAATTTCTAAACGAAGTTCCACCGGTGCATCCCCTTATTCACTGGTCTATGGAGAAGACGCAATTCTACCTGCAGAGGTAGCAATCCCATCCGCGAGAGTAGCAATAGCTAGCCATACCACGCCAGATAAAGTAAGCCGCTTTTCCCATTTAGATACAATAGAGGAAAGAAGAACGCAGGCAGAAAGGTTCGCGGAAGCTTACAGAAAGCGCGCAGCCAACTACTACAACCAGAGCGTAAAAGAGAGGACATTCAAGGTCAATGAGCTAGTCTTGAAAATCGCCCCTCACGTACAAAGGAATGCCTGTGCTGGAGAATTCGCGGCAAATTGGGAAGGCCCTTTTACAATAAGAAAGGCGGCACAAAACGGATACTACAAGCTTCGACGCATGAACGGAACTAAAGTTAAGACgcccatcaatggcaaatggTTGAAGAAATTTTACGCATGAGTCATGCCATGTAAACGCGCTCCTCGATAAATAAAGTAAGTTGCAAAAAAAACATGTTTTCGATTGACTGgaattctacaaaaggtctcagggcatccAAGGGCagctgattgactgacaaactttacaaaaggtctaaggacagccaaaggcgcctgattaactgacaaattctacaaaaggtctcaggacagccaagggcgcctgattgactgacaaactttacaaaaggtctcaggactgccaaaggcgcctgattgactgacaaattctacaAAAGGTCGTAGGGAaaccaagggcgcctgatcgactaacaaactttacaaaaggtctcagggaagccaagggcgcctgatcgactgacaaattctacaaaaggtctcaggacagccaaaggcgcctgatcgactgacaaattctatAAAATATCTCAGggaagccaagggcgcctgatcgactgacgaaCTTTACAAAAGATCTCAGGGCAGCCAAGGGTGCCTGATCGACTGGCaaactttacaaaaggtctcagggcagccaaaggtgcctgatcgactgacaaactttacaaaaggtctcagggaagccaagggcgcctgatcgactaacAAATTATACAAAAAGTCTCagggaagccaaaggcgcctgatcgactgacaaattctacaAAAAAATTCTCagagcagccaaaggcgcctgatcgactaacACATTATACAAAGCCGCGGgacagccaaaggcgcccgattgactgcAAGTCTTCAAAAGAGTCTCAGGGTAGCCAAGGGCGCctaatcgactgacaaattctaaaaaaaggtCTCagagcagccaaaggcgcctgatcgactaacACATTATACAAAGCTGCGGGACAACCAAAAGCGCCCGATTGACTATAAGTCTTCAAAAGAGTCTCAGGGAAGCCAAGGACGCCTGATTGACTAGCAAACCCTTCAAAATTCTCAAATTCTTCAAAAGAGTCTCAGGGCAGCCGAAGGCGCCTGgttaactgatagacacatttatgtgtctaatatgtctcaattgtatgtattgttagtgctcgattttgtatttattgtgttattttatgtctttgtaggaaattttagagaaataagccattgcggcgaaatgggcttaaaaagtggtgttttacaccccaggataaagtgttaaaggcaccccataaatgcacTAAAAGCAtccggaggagttgttaaaaacacccagaaaaattactgtttcagccccaaaaattactatttccgccccaattgctaaagggaccccaggaatggataaaggggaggtccctttcttccaaaatttgaaatcagaaaaaggcgggaaaaatgatgcatgcaactggcagaagtttggtcggacatttggacgtgattttgtgcgattcagtcgctgaaactttgtggaaagatgtgatatatcataataaagatggtatgggtgttttgttcgaccataattggcttgaattggctaggcaatccacgagctgtaaaaaggggaatacgtgcagggaagagttgttcatgggattcagcgtgtttgtacgtgtttggatggagttgggatgctgtagaaacttgtttggcgtgtgttccacatcaacagaagcgcggaagaggaattgaaggaaagaaaatcccgtatttctttgaaaaaggaaagaaaatatcccgagtaaaagaagattatttgggataaatggaggagattcaatgcgtgttttggtttaaataggttccctgggagtcctagagggggtggtcgagagttttgggagctagggagagctagagaagacgaaatcagagtttaacaaaactctgtttctgctgctgcatgaagatgagcACGAAGAataatagactgtaagagactgttgttcttcaacagtgacaacgacaaatctgcgtgggtcataggtgtgggtcttagaactacaacgacaataacacttctcttttatcgttcttgtgtgacgcttcctgtgagtcgcacattagctgtttacaccattttctcttcttctcatcatttgtaaaccatttttgagccataataaattattttaagagcatttatactatgatgagctaattccctcgtaaccaaggcaatggaggaagctattcacgcaacataaatgggtaactatttcatttaattatataattcacctaatcgctatTTTGcatagttttaaattgtttgaatgattgtcttaattatttgttattcagtttgataggttatgcttggtttaatatcttgataatctatgcttaaggtttacaaataatgtttgagaatctgtatgattgatagtgaattaaagaaaaGAGGATTTaaaaattgaatagagttttgaaatatttatcattcaattttgcataatagtggaatctagtgtcttggttacctctcgcacccattgttaatatttttgtgtatatatttttatcaaatctaaaaattccatttccttcacgagtttgagagtttgaacctcattactacaatttcaaccacgaaaaatcataaatcattaaCCGATAAATTTTGGGGCTAGAAaaagagggggagtaggcgcgtttaaccaacgcTCGCCCCACCCAATATCcttgaaacaaaagaacaaaaatggAAGGAGTAGGCGTGTTTTAACCAACGCTCGCCCCACCCAAAACCCTTGAAATAAAAGGACAAAAAAGGGGGTAGTAGGCGCGTTTTAACCAACGCCATCCCCATCCAAAACCCTTGAAACAAAAGgacaaaaaggggggagtaggcgcgtttaaccaacaCCCGCCCCACCCAGTATCCTTGAAACAAAAGGACAAAAATGggtggggagtaggcgcgtttaaccaatgCCTTCCCCACCCAGTATCCTTGAAATAAAGGAATCTCTACATAAAAAGGAGGGGAAACAGGTGTGTTTAGAAAACGTCCACCTCACCATCCTCACAAAAAAAATAGAGGAGGAAGGAGTAAGCACGTTCAGCAAACGTCCACTCCACCCAGTAACCCCTTGCTATACAATTGGACAACAATATTTTCAAATTAAAAAGCGAAGATCACTTGCaccaattcaaaaaaaataaaatacaacacACAAAAGAACTAGATAATCCATCTGAGGAACAATTTTAAATGTAAAGGCATCCATGCTCTCCGATTCAGGTTGTATAAGCCATTCAGGAGCATCATGGTAAGGCAGCACAGAAGGATTTAAGAGACGAGAAATTAAAACATCTTCTAGAGGGAAAGCGCGTTTACCTTTGCGGAATTCCCTTAACCTTAGGGCGTGTTTAGAGAATGGGAAGAAGGAATAATGTTGAAAAAGGAAGAAGTTGACAGTCATATATATAAAAAGGTCTCAAGGCCGAACGTGGCGGTTATGAGTAAGAACGACAACCGTCAGAAACTGAAAGGAAGTAGGGTTTTGCACGATGAGGAGTCGAAACGTCTCCCACGATCACGGGTCCGACGAGATAACAACGCTCGTTGTGAACACATGGAGACACCCCAAAATATCTTTTGACTATTGGATCATCCAATGATTaatccaatagtcaggggactaatgttgatacatgaaaaataacaccCCTTAGCGGGATGGGGATGCCCCAAAGAGCAGGGATAAAACTTGGGTCAATACGTAGGAGCTTGGGGACTAAACCCAAGCCCACATAAAAGATACCCATAAAGGGTGGAAGGACAAAGGAGGAATTAACAAAGAAGGAAGAGGTTATGTTAAGGAAtgacattagtggtaattaagaaggtttaggacatgtggcgtGATGTCATAAAAAGAGGGGTTTTTAGAAAagcctatataaggaaggacaaggtacaatggaaatgcaactctctctcttactattatttGTATTGCGAGGTCATGTGCAATAGCTAGGACGGGTAAGACCTAAACCGAAATTTGGGTATTAACAGTTGTACTATAACAAATTATTATCAATTTCTACCTGGTGGACTTAGGAAATATATGTGAAAAGATATCACTTACTAAAGCAAGCTCTAATTGCCTCACCGGTTACCAGCACAAGGATGGGGTAGTGGAAGTTCAACTGCCTCTTTAATTTCCTGAATTTGAGCATATAGTCCACCAATGTCTGCATATGATTCCAGCGGTGCCTTCTACACCTTCATATCATACACCACGGGATCAACATCATCTTGAAGAAGCCCGAGGAGAAGGCCTGAACAGAAAAACACACAGAATTAAATTGACTAATATTTCAGAATATAAATGAGATTCAAATAATTGTTGAGTAATATTCATGGGTTTTTAATGAATGGCTAAACCTCACAGATCTATTTCCATAGATGAAATTCAATTTTTTAAACCACTAAATCAATTTTAAGCACCATCGTATAGCAATATAAAGCAAATATGATAATCCCACGAGGTGAACATAGTTAAGAACCATAAGGGGTTACACACCATTACAATTGTGACTTAAAATAGCTCATTTTATGTTTTGTGCATGAGTCAATATTGGATTACTTACTTCGATGAGAAGGATGAGGAGAATGATCTATCGCCTGCAGCCTCCCGTAGGCAAGCATGAACGCTTTGCAGCTTCTAATGACTGTACACAAGCAATCATATCTTCACCTTTCTGTGATGATTGCAGTTGCTGATAAGTTTGATGTCTCTCATCCATACTGTAAATTGCATTATTGCAAAAGTTTGTTTATGCAAATTACTGTACATGAATGAACCCAAATCTTGTACCAAAGATGCAGAGAGATTAACAACCTACTTTAGATGATCCCATTACTTCCCCTCTGCACTAACATTAACATAAAAGGTATTGAAAACCATTATTACACTAACATTAACATGAAAGGTATTGAAACTTATAGCAATCCGAAGTCAAAAAGACGAACCATCATTTTCCCTTAGAGCATCCATCTTCCTTCTGATCTCATGAGTTGTGTTGAACATGCCAAGAGTTGGTGTGTTGCATAAGAAGTACTTATTGTTTCTCGAACGATGATGCTGAGGAAAGAAAATCAAGTAAGACTCATATGATAAAGAACGAACAGAGATAGAAATACAAGAAGcaaaaccaaacactgaaaactctCAATTTACACCTCCAATTCCTAATTCCTCAAAGCTACATCAGAAAAGATAGAAAAATCGCAATTGCTAAGAGTTAGTGTGGAGGggaaaaaacaccaaaataattgCTAAGACTAAAAGTCTAACCTTATGTTTGTATAAAGCTTGCTTGCACTCAGAAGATTATGGTCCATCACCAATCGATCCATTACAATAAAGTTATTAGGCAGAAGAGTTTTCTGTTAAAACGCgtaaagaaagaactgttaaatAATTTAACAAACAGTTTGTTTGGTATATCAACTACGCTGGAAAACGGGACAAGTCATCAAAGGATATACCCCAAGCAAATTCAAGGTGATATTCTGAGAAAACTTCCCATATACTAAGCAAGACTACCTCAATACGCTTTTTCTGCACGACAGCATCATAAGCCTGGTGCACTGCCTGATAACAAAATTAGTCATAATTAATCCATAAGCATCGAGAGAAAACAAGGAATACAAACTTCATGTATATAACTCCATAAACTCGTTGCATTCTTTCACAAGACGCATACCATTTCACCTCCAGCAACAATTACCTAAATATATCAAACATATCATAGTTATACTGAAATCTTcatagtaatcattaaaatggAAATTAAAAGACAAAAAAAGATATGTGACTATACTATACCCTAATCACCACAGGAAAACCAATATACATCCAGCTGTTCGCAACAATATCGATCAAGCCCGACGTGTAAAGTTTCCTCAAGAGATACAGATCTAAACAGAAAGCCTACATCAACAATGGAAAGAATAAACTCTCATTGAAAGTAATTATAAGTCCTAGAGAAAAGCTCAATTTTTTTTGCAACATTGCTAACTTAACAGGAATCAAAGATTTCGTAAAGTGTTGACAGAGTTTTAAGCTCTCCAAGTACCTAGAGAAACAACATTGGAGCTTATCTCCACCTAAAAAATAATGAACTTGAGTCATGTAAACTTCATTTAATTGCTATGTAGAGATAATATGTGTCATTAGTCCAATTCTGATCGACGAAAAATTGCATAACTAATAAGTGATTATCGGAGGTATAAGCTAAGGTTGTGCACTataaaaaacaagaaagaaaaaataaatgaatgCAATCTATCCATGTTAGCCATTTTCAATCTCATATACTTTATAAActtagaaaagaaaaagagtcaCCTGACTTGAAACCCACTATATATTATGAATAGCTTCACTAGAAACCATGTCATTTaccactgcaaaaaaaaaaaatcatcaaaatttttCATAAGAATACACAACCTAAAAAACTCAAAACTACACTAGACATATAAattccacaaaaatacttaagAAACAACAATTGTTAATCATTCACCAAAAGTCACATGTGCTTTCTGTTCCCTTCTGAGAATAACTCGTACCATCATTTTCATGATTATTTGCTTCACCTGAagcctaataaatttacaaaagaGATCAGTAGGTgtacaaaatttgaataaaattaaaCCCAATTTCCAATTAATGATGAATCAAAATACAAAACCAAACAGATACCCAATTCAGAATATTTTCCCaatcaataaaatcaaaattACCCCAAGTTTTGAAACCCTTGAATAAATCATTTCAATTAGTGATATTAGAGAAGAGTATAAACATAAATATGTAAATAACACCTAATAAAGCTTGAAAACGCTTCGATTTCCAACCTAAATCTACAGTctcgtggtggtggtggaggtggtgatgagaggaagaagaagaagaagaaaaagaagaagaaggggaaagTAATTGATGGTTTAGATAATAAATCCAAATAAAGTGAAAGCAGGAAAAGAATTGTACGAGAGTTAGGGTTCTAATGTGAAGGAAATCATATAAGTACAGAGAAAACTTACTCCCAAAAATGTTAATTTTAGGGATTCACCGATGGTGTAGCCCGCAAACAACAAAAATTTCCCATTAAATGGATCCCTAAAATTCACATCACCACCAGCATCGATCAAAGCAGAAACAAATCTAGGGTTTCCCTTACCATCAACATACCAAAGAAAAGACGTACTCTAAGTTTCTGTACAATCACCAATTGCTTTAGACAACATAAAattactcttgattattgttgaTGATCCTAATAGTCTATTCTTCATCGATTCAGACTTCAAGaactgatgttgttgatgaatcttCGTTTTCAGTTGGTCTTGATGGAGATAATAGAGAATAGCTGATGTTATTGATGGATTTTGTTGATAAATCTCCTCTATTCAGTTGGTGTTGATGAAGAGAATTGAGATGAGGCGCTGTTGAAACGAGAGGA
This DNA window, taken from Papaver somniferum cultivar HN1 chromosome 3, ASM357369v1, whole genome shotgun sequence, encodes the following:
- the LOC113359083 gene encoding uncharacterized protein LOC113359083; the encoded protein is MIIRTDNEKSFVNKDVIDLLRQYNVRLHTSTPYYPKGNGQAKATKKTLIRILSRLVYDHHRERHEQLSLELWADRISKRSSTGASPYSLVYGEDAILPAEVAIPSARVAIASHTTPDKVSRFSHLDTIEERRTQAERFAEAYRKRAANYYNQSVKERTFKVNELVLKIAPHVQRNACAGEFAANWEGPFTIRKAAQNGYYKLRRMNGTKVKTPINGKWLKKFYA